The genomic region TGCTTCGCACGATTCGCTTCGGATAATGAAAATTTTGCAATGGAAGAGGGCGGCTTGAAGGCCACCCGTTTAACCCCCCAACCCCTCTCAACTAGACATTTCGTATAAACACGATAAAACTTTCAAGGCTATTTTGATTAATTGAAAATTTCTCTTGCGCTACTTGCAAACATCCTTATATTTTGCGACTTCGTAAAGAATGAAAAATGCGATTCGAGGAGGATTAAAATGCTTGTCGATCATGATATTAATTGTTTTCTTGATGAACTCGCTAGCCAATCGCCGGCTCCGGGTGGCGGGAGTGTTGCAGCGATGTCTGGTGCACTTGGAACAGCCCTAATTTCGATGGTTTGTAGATTAACCATTGGTAAAAAAGGTTATGAAAATGTCGAGGAAAACATAGCGGATATTCTTAGCGAGGCAGAACAGGTTCGCGAGGAGTTTATCAAACTCATCGATCTCGATGCCGAGGCTTTCTCGGGCATAATGAAGGCATATAAATTCCCAAAAGAAACAGACGAGGAAAAAAAGATAAGAACCGAGGCCATTCAAGCCGCCACACTAAAAGCAACTCAGATTCCCATGCGTATAATCGAGCTTTCAGTGAAGATGCTATCACTTGCTCATGAAGCAGGCGAAAGCGGAAATAAAAATGTAGTTTCTGATATTGGTGTTGCGGGCGCAATGCTTAACGCTGCTGTCGATGCTGCATGGTATAATGTAGAAATTAACCTATCTAGCATTAAAGATAAGCAATTTTTCGAGGAGATAAGCGAACGAGGCGAAATCCTTTTAGATGAAGCTGAAGAACTCTATGAAAGCGTCATGGAGATTGCTGATTTAAGGATAGGATAACTGAAATAATTCGATAACAGAGAGCTTGTTAGCACTCTTTTCATTATGAAATACTGCGATTTACATATACATAGTAATGCCTCTGATGGAACATTTACACCAGAAGAAATCGTTGAACGAGCTTGGAATTACGGTCTCAGTGGGATTGCTATTTCTGATCACGACACAGTAGCCGCCATTGATAAAACTCGCTCGTTATGTCTCAAAAAGGGCATCGAGTTCATTCCAGCCATCGAGATTTCTTCTTCCGCACTCGATGGGAGAATGCATATTCTTGGCTATTATATAGACAATAAAAACCAAGCTCTCCTTGATCTCACAAATAGAATGGCCGATTCCCGTTATCACAGAATTGAGACGATGTGTCAGAAACTCAATGAAGGTGGAATCCGTTGCGATTTTAATGAAGTTCTGCGTATTGCTGCGGGTGCTTCCATCGGAAGACCTCACCTTGCGGAACATATGGTCAATAAGGGCATTGTAAAAAACGTTTATGAAGCCTTTAGATATTATCTTGCTGAAGGTGGAAAAGCATATTTGCCAAAGCTTTCACCCTCACCGGAGGAAGCTATTAACATCATTCACAATGCCGGAGGTCTTGCTATTGCTGCTCATCCCGGTGTTACCGGCGGGATGATAAAAAAACTGCCGGAATTAGTAAGTATGGGAATAAATGGATTCGAGGCATATTATCCAGGTCATAACCATCAAATAACCTCGACTATTCTCAATTTGGCTCGATCAAATGATCTTGTTGTCTCAGGTGGGTCGGACTGTCATGGCTATAGGAGAGGGACTCCTCTAATGGGAATCTTCAAGGTAAATTACCGAGTCTTTTCGCTTCTGAAGGATAGATATTTGAAACAAAGAGCATAAACACTTTGAAATTCACATTATCCTTTTAATCGACACGGTAGTCTTAGCCAATAATAGCGCTTCTTTGGACAAATATATTATTCCTTAAAAAGGTCTCTGCTTTCAAGAACCACCACGAGACGCCTTAAACTGAAGTAATTCGGCAAACAAAAAACACATATATACATTAGCATTTTATAGGCACTACCGCGCAATTTGCAGTTTCGGCAAATTGCCTGCCAGTGCATTCTTCCTGTGATATTAACTTTATTTTTTGACAAAGGAAGAACTCTATTTTTTCTTCGTGAAAAGGGGCTTTTTTTATTCCTTGACAAATCTATTATGATTAAATAGCATATTGATTCAATATGCTTTGTTTCTTTGAATAATTAACGTCTAAAAATGGAGGGATTATGTCCCACAAAAAGCTTTTCATTCCAGGACCGACGGAAGTTTTACCCGACATCCTCGAAGCGATGTCGATGCCGATGATCGGCCATCGGAGTAAGGACTATTCGAACCTTCAAGGCGAAACTACCAAGCGGGTTCAGAAGTGCCTTTATACCAAAAACCAGATTATCGTATCGACAAGTAGCTCGACAGGCCTTATGGAGGCCGCAGTTCTCAATTTTTGCCGAAAGGGCAAGAAGATTCTTGCGCTTGAGTGCGGCGCATTTTCCGACCGCTGGGCAACGATTGCGCGGGCGAACGGCAAGGAGGTTATCGACCTCAAGGTCGATTGGGGAATGGGAATCCACCCGGAGATGGTGGACGAAGTCCTCGCCAAGCGCGCCGACGAGATTGATCTCGTTATGCTCGTTATGAACGAGACCTCGACCGGCCTCATGAATCCCGCGAAAGAGATTCAAGCCGTGGTGAATAAATACCGCGACGCCGGGGTTCTGATGGCAATCGACGCGGTGAGCGCGATGATGGCCGTTCCGATCAAAACCGACGAATGGGGAATCGATTACGTCCTCGCCGGTGTGCAGAAAGCCTGGAGCCTCCCGCCGGGATTGGCTATCGCCGCTATCAGCGAGAGAGCCATCGAGCGCGCGAAAGAGGTCGAGAATCGCGGTTACTATTTCGACCTACTCGAGTATATCAAAAAGAACGAGAAGGACCAGACGCCATCGACACCGGCGATCAGCCTCGTTAATGCGCTTAATGTAATGTGCAAAAGAATCCTCGACGAAGAGGGCCTCGACAATCGCTGGGCGCGCCACGAACGTCAGGCGAAGATGGTTCGCGACTGGGCGTTATCGCACGGTTTCGAGATGTTCCCTGAAGAGGGATTCTACTCGGTAAGCCTGAGCTGTATCAAAAATACAAAGGGCATCTCCGTGGCCGACCTCAACAAAGAACTCGGCAAACGCGGAAAGATGATCTCCAACGGATACGGCAAACTCAAGGAATCCGCGTTCAGGATCGCGCACATGGGCGACATCTACGAAAAGGACATTGCCGAACTTCTCGCGGACATCGACGACATTCTCGGATTCTAATCGGGCAATCTCGTTTCGCTCGATAAGTTATAAACACAATGGGAGAATGCCGTCGTGGTGCGCCGGATTCTCCTTTTTAAATTTAAGGAGCTAACATGGCTAAAATAATGATTTGCGACAAAATGGATCAGGGCGCTATCGATGAAATCAAAAAGCGCTGGGGTGCCGATGTCATAATCGGTCAATCGGTCGAGGACCTCACGAAGAATATCGAGCCTTACGAAGCGGTTGTTATTCGCAGTGCGACAAAGGTTCGCACGCCCTCGATCGACGCCGGCAAGAACCTCCGCGTAGTTATCCGAGGCGGTGTCGGGATCGACAATATCGACCACGAATATGCGCGCGGCAAGGGCGTCGATGTTCGCAACACGCCGAACGCGTCAAGCGACGGAGTCTCCGAGATCGCGCTCGCGCACATGTTCTCGCTCGCGAGAAATCTACATAAATCAAATGTGACGATGCGTAAAGGCGAGTGGCTGAAAAAGCAATATAAGGGAATCGAACTTGCCGGCAAAACCCTCGGAATTATCGGGATAGGCCGCATCGGCCAGTCGCTTGCGAAAAAAGCAAATGCACTCGGCATGACAGTAATTGCATTCGATAAATTTGTCGAAAAATCACCGCTCGATTTCGTCGAAATGAAAAAATGCATCGATTGCCTTTTAGCGTCTTCAGATTTCGTCAGTTTGCATATCCCGAAGTCGGGCGATGGGTATGTTATCGGCGCGCCCGAACTTGCGAAAATGAAGGACGGCGCATATCTAATCAACGCCGCACGCGGCGGAGTCGTCGATGAGAAGGCGCTTCTCGACGCGCTTAATTCCGGCAAGATCGCCGGTGCGGGCGTCGATGTTTGGGAGAAAGAACCGACCGACAACGTCGATCCTCCAAAACACGAAAACGTCTGCTGCACACCGCATCTCGGAGCCTCCAGCGCGGAATCGCAGAAGCGCGTCGGCACGGAAGTAATCTCCGTTCTCGCGGAATATTTCAACTAAATTCGTTCACACGGATTAGTGTAAAGGGATGGCATTTGTCATCCCTTTTTTTATCCTCCACCCCCGCGCCAGCGAACCACAACAGCACTCGATAGGAGATATTACTGAGCGGAAAATGGAAAATTTTCATGTATTCGGTAAAACTGTCCTTGACAAGCCGCATTACTTGCCCTTTATTTCCTTTATGATGCTCGATTATAACAACGAAGCATACGCCGCGCGCACGAAACCCAAACCAAACCGTAGGTCGAGGCGTGCCTCGACCGCCGCTCCCTCGAACGCGCCAAACGCATAACAAAAGCCAGCGAACAGAAATTGAGGCTGGGGATATGAAACCGAATATTGAAAGAAATTCCAATCCGGCGCAGAGTTTAGAACAGAAAAAATCAAAATTAGCTTGTATATTTGATATCAAAGTAGTATCATATGACTGAGTGGGCAAGATGAATCTATTAATAGAAGAATTTAATAACATACTTAAAGCGTGTCCAAATTTTAGGAAACTTATACAGGATTGCCCGTATGAGATAATAGATTTAGCTCGTTTCCTCATTGATATTATAGATAGCGGCAGGCATGATGATTGCTTCGATCTAAATCCACTAATTGAGTTTATGGAGTATTTTTTTTCAGCGGTTTATAAACCAGGAAAACAAGGAAGCAAGGTTTCTATCTCGATTCCAAACAAAAAAGGAAATCTAACTGTTCATAGATGTCATAGTGCGAAATTGGAAACGAAAGTATACCAGATAAGCAAATATACGGGAAATTTCAGAATTAGATTTCAACAAATGATGGGATTCGATTTCGAGCAGTTTTTAAGAATAGTTTTTGATGAATTAGAGAAAAGAAAAGGAGTATGAAGTGTCGAAAATGATAACTCAGGAAGATCTGGATAGAACTGAGCGTATGCATAGGGAAGAGGTTGAAGAATACATGGGCTATGACTATCCGATAACGATTATGCAATACGAGGATTATTGGATGGCTACGATAGAAGAACTCCCCGGTTGCGACGGTTACGGCGATTCCCCGGATGAAGCGGTCGCGGATCTGAATGCCGACAAAAAGGACTGGTTCTTGATGTCCTTTATGAAAGGGCACAAACCTCCTAAACCCAAAAAGCAACAGGAAATAGTCAGACTCTTAGTCCGTATGGACGTAAGTTTGCATCTCAAATTGTCTGAGAAAGCCGTTCAACAGAACAGAAGCCTGAACTCGTTTATCAACAATAGTCTTTGGAATTGCATAAATAATACTAATCGGGAATATAAGCTGAGAATGGAAGAACCGACAATACAAACGGTTATTGGAAAGAAGTATACAGGTCGTAATATTTTTACTTTACCCGAATGCCATGAAAACAAAGGATTAGAGGAATATGGACAAAAAATCGCAGCAGCAGGTGGATATTAAAGAAGCAACCGATAAGGTTTCACCGGAAGAATACCAGAAATTTATCAATCAACTTAAACTCGAAACAATTTTCTTATCGAGTATTAAGTTTAACAAAGTCGCAGATGCACATCTTAGAGACCTTAGAGGTGCGACGATTGACCTTCCTAAACCTCAAGGTAGTTTTATTAATTCAAAAGATCCGCAAAGGGCGTTTGCGACTCTGACTTACAATGCGACTATTGTCGATTCCGACGAAGAACTTTTAGAAGCCGAAATAGCTTATACAGCCGAATTCAGCTACGAGACTACCCAGTTCGATATATATAATTTTACGCTATTCTTCGAATTCAGTTTGCTAAACATTTTACATCCTTATTTCAGAAGGACATTGGACCAGTTAATATCTGAATCCTATATGGGACATTTCATAATGCCGCTTTTAAAAACGGTTTTTGAAAAATCAGAGGATAACGACTAATACAAAATACAGTCGTCAAATCCTGCGTGGCGGAGCTTCAGTTGCGCGGGAG from bacterium harbors:
- a CDS encoding cyclodeaminase/cyclohydrolase family protein, producing the protein MLVDHDINCFLDELASQSPAPGGGSVAAMSGALGTALISMVCRLTIGKKGYENVEENIADILSEAEQVREEFIKLIDLDAEAFSGIMKAYKFPKETDEEKKIRTEAIQAATLKATQIPMRIIELSVKMLSLAHEAGESGNKNVVSDIGVAGAMLNAAVDAAWYNVEINLSSIKDKQFFEEISERGEILLDEAEELYESVMEIADLRIG
- a CDS encoding PHP domain-containing protein; amino-acid sequence: MKYCDLHIHSNASDGTFTPEEIVERAWNYGLSGIAISDHDTVAAIDKTRSLCLKKGIEFIPAIEISSSALDGRMHILGYYIDNKNQALLDLTNRMADSRYHRIETMCQKLNEGGIRCDFNEVLRIAAGASIGRPHLAEHMVNKGIVKNVYEAFRYYLAEGGKAYLPKLSPSPEEAINIIHNAGGLAIAAHPGVTGGMIKKLPELVSMGINGFEAYYPGHNHQITSTILNLARSNDLVVSGGSDCHGYRRGTPLMGIFKVNYRVFSLLKDRYLKQRA
- a CDS encoding alanine--glyoxylate aminotransferase family protein, whose amino-acid sequence is MSHKKLFIPGPTEVLPDILEAMSMPMIGHRSKDYSNLQGETTKRVQKCLYTKNQIIVSTSSSTGLMEAAVLNFCRKGKKILALECGAFSDRWATIARANGKEVIDLKVDWGMGIHPEMVDEVLAKRADEIDLVMLVMNETSTGLMNPAKEIQAVVNKYRDAGVLMAIDAVSAMMAVPIKTDEWGIDYVLAGVQKAWSLPPGLAIAAISERAIERAKEVENRGYYFDLLEYIKKNEKDQTPSTPAISLVNALNVMCKRILDEEGLDNRWARHERQAKMVRDWALSHGFEMFPEEGFYSVSLSCIKNTKGISVADLNKELGKRGKMISNGYGKLKESAFRIAHMGDIYEKDIAELLADIDDILGF
- a CDS encoding 3-phosphoglycerate dehydrogenase, whose translation is MAKIMICDKMDQGAIDEIKKRWGADVIIGQSVEDLTKNIEPYEAVVIRSATKVRTPSIDAGKNLRVVIRGGVGIDNIDHEYARGKGVDVRNTPNASSDGVSEIALAHMFSLARNLHKSNVTMRKGEWLKKQYKGIELAGKTLGIIGIGRIGQSLAKKANALGMTVIAFDKFVEKSPLDFVEMKKCIDCLLASSDFVSLHIPKSGDGYVIGAPELAKMKDGAYLINAARGGVVDEKALLDALNSGKIAGAGVDVWEKEPTDNVDPPKHENVCCTPHLGASSAESQKRVGTEVISVLAEYFN
- a CDS encoding type II toxin-antitoxin system HicB family antitoxin, which gives rise to MSKMITQEDLDRTERMHREEVEEYMGYDYPITIMQYEDYWMATIEELPGCDGYGDSPDEAVADLNADKKDWFLMSFMKGHKPPKPKKQQEIVRLLVRMDVSLHLKLSEKAVQQNRSLNSFINNSLWNCINNTNREYKLRMEEPTIQTVIGKKYTGRNIFTLPECHENKGLEEYGQKIAAAGGY